A window of Marinitoga sp. 38H-ov contains these coding sequences:
- a CDS encoding sugar ABC transporter permease, giving the protein MKKKWWIPYAFLALPLTMYLIWVIIPIFQTFIISFTDWDSVSPSYNFIGFENYKMLFYDYYFLTSLLNNIKWMVGFVIVAIPVGLGIAMLMDQKYKGNKFYKTMMYLPMTLSFVVIGEIWTWILEPNHGVINEFLRGIGLGNLAKPWLSDPNLVTYALIFAALWRQISYAMVLFLAGLQSVPTEQVEAAYVDGANSWQRFWYVILPALRPAMVIAITVNVIDSLRAFDIVFVITRGGPFYSSSVMANYMYIESFNNYNMGYGAAIAVIQFFITLGFIIWYLINSFKKEDNL; this is encoded by the coding sequence ATGAAGAAAAAGTGGTGGATCCCTTATGCATTTCTAGCATTACCATTAACTATGTATTTAATATGGGTTATTATACCTATTTTTCAAACATTCATTATTAGTTTTACAGATTGGGACAGTGTTTCACCATCATACAATTTTATTGGATTTGAAAATTATAAAATGCTTTTTTATGACTACTATTTTTTAACTTCTTTATTAAATAATATCAAATGGATGGTTGGATTTGTAATTGTAGCGATTCCAGTTGGTTTAGGCATAGCTATGCTTATGGATCAAAAGTATAAAGGAAATAAATTTTATAAAACAATGATGTATTTACCTATGACTTTATCTTTTGTAGTTATTGGTGAAATATGGACTTGGATACTTGAACCTAATCATGGTGTTATTAATGAGTTTTTAAGAGGAATTGGTTTAGGAAATTTAGCAAAACCTTGGTTAAGTGATCCTAATTTAGTAACATATGCTTTAATATTTGCTGCATTATGGAGGCAAATATCATATGCTATGGTTTTATTTTTAGCAGGACTTCAAAGTGTTCCCACAGAACAAGTTGAAGCTGCATATGTTGATGGTGCAAATAGTTGGCAACGATTTTGGTATGTTATTTTACCAGCGTTAAGACCTGCTATGGTAATTGCTATAACTGTGAATGTAATTGACTCTTTAAGAGCTTTCGATATAGTGTTTGTTATTACAAGAGGAGGACCTTTCTATTCTTCAAGTGTAATGGCAAATTACATGTATATAGAATCGTTTAATAATTATAATATGGGATATGGTGCTGCAATTGCAGTTATACAATTCTTTATCACATTAGGATTTATCATTTGGTACTTGATTAATTCCTTTAAAAAGGAGGATAATTTATGA
- a CDS encoding extracellular solute-binding protein: MKRGLVFLMVVIFAFSAFAKTKLVINSNASDPAPREAFKKVVALFQEKHPEYDVVVNTFPHEDFKTLLRTWLNSKEAPDVVTWFAGERMRYFAEKGLLLPLDDVFTDMSFEDYFPGSFKSASEYNGKIYFLPFTWYWWSVYYNTEVFEKYNLTPPVTWSQFLNICEVLKENGVTPITIGTKYLWPTGGWFDYLDMRVNGYDFHMDLTAGKIPYTDERVKKVFEYWKQLVDNGYFLENHSSYTWQDAASFLFRGEAGMYLMGQFIKDVAPAEVKDKLDFFRFPIIDGNVGVYEETPIDGFMVPAKANNPDGAKEFIKFLASKEVQDMYSKELGRLAANKDVTPPDAHAQKGLDLVLASDGVAQFYDRDTDPEMATFGMNKFVEFMTFSQRLDVILKQLEFQRRKIFK; the protein is encoded by the coding sequence ATGAAGAGGGGATTAGTATTTTTAATGGTAGTTATTTTTGCTTTTAGTGCTTTTGCAAAGACTAAACTTGTTATAAACAGTAACGCATCTGATCCAGCACCAAGAGAAGCTTTTAAAAAAGTTGTTGCTTTATTCCAAGAAAAACATCCAGAATATGATGTTGTAGTTAATACATTCCCACATGAAGACTTTAAAACTTTATTGAGAACATGGCTAAATTCTAAAGAAGCTCCAGATGTAGTTACATGGTTTGCCGGGGAAAGAATGAGATATTTTGCAGAAAAAGGATTATTATTACCTTTAGATGATGTATTTACTGATATGTCTTTTGAAGATTATTTCCCAGGTTCATTTAAAAGCGCATCTGAATATAATGGCAAAATTTATTTCTTACCTTTCACATGGTATTGGTGGAGTGTATATTATAATACAGAAGTATTTGAAAAATATAATTTAACTCCTCCTGTAACATGGTCACAATTCTTAAATATTTGTGAAGTATTAAAGGAAAATGGAGTTACACCTATCACTATTGGTACAAAATACTTATGGCCAACTGGTGGATGGTTTGATTACTTAGATATGAGAGTAAATGGATATGATTTCCACATGGATTTAACAGCAGGTAAAATTCCATATACTGATGAAAGAGTAAAAAAAGTATTTGAATATTGGAAACAATTAGTAGATAATGGCTATTTCTTAGAAAATCATTCATCATATACTTGGCAAGATGCTGCAAGTTTCTTATTTAGAGGAGAAGCTGGAATGTATTTAATGGGTCAATTCATAAAAGATGTTGCTCCTGCAGAAGTAAAAGACAAACTTGATTTCTTCAGATTCCCTATTATCGATGGTAATGTTGGAGTATATGAAGAAACACCTATAGATGGATTTATGGTTCCTGCTAAAGCTAATAATCCTGATGGTGCAAAAGAATTTATTAAATTCTTAGCATCAAAAGAAGTTCAAGATATGTATTCAAAAGAATTAGGAAGATTAGCAGCTAATAAGGATGTTACTCCTCCAGACGCACATGCTCAAAAAGGATTAGATTTAGTATTAGCATCAGATGGTGTTGCACAATTCTATGATAGAGATACAGATCCTGAAATGGCTACATTTGGTATGAATAAATTTGTTGAATTTATGACATTCTCACAAAGATTAGATGTTATTTTAAAACAATTAGAATTCCAAAGAAGAAAGATTTTTAAATGA
- a CDS encoding carbohydrate ABC transporter permease, with amino-acid sequence MIKSKIIIYYIILVIVSLFFITPFYVTLITSFKPLSEISIANMWNFPKHFSLEGFIGAYKKLAPNMKNSFYLTIPATIISAILGSINGFALSKLRFKYSNLVFALILFGMFIPYQSVLFPLIQFFQKIGLYGTIPALIIIHVIYGIPITTLMFKNYYEEIPDELIEAASIDGANLYNVYTKILLPISIPGFVVVAIWQFTNIWNEFLFAVTVTNNPAKQPITVALVNLAGSQVVEWNIQMAGALIAALPTLIVYIALGKYFIRGLLAGSVKG; translated from the coding sequence ATGATAAAATCAAAAATTATTATATATTATATTATTTTAGTAATAGTTTCATTATTTTTTATCACTCCATTTTATGTAACTCTTATTACTAGTTTTAAACCTTTAAGTGAAATATCAATAGCTAATATGTGGAACTTTCCAAAGCACTTCTCTTTAGAAGGATTTATAGGTGCATATAAAAAATTAGCTCCTAATATGAAAAACAGTTTTTATTTAACAATTCCTGCAACTATAATATCTGCAATATTAGGTTCAATAAATGGATTTGCATTATCAAAATTAAGATTTAAATATTCAAATTTAGTTTTTGCACTAATTTTATTTGGAATGTTTATACCTTACCAAAGTGTTTTGTTTCCATTAATCCAATTTTTTCAAAAAATTGGATTATACGGCACTATTCCTGCATTAATAATAATACACGTAATTTACGGAATTCCAATAACCACATTGATGTTTAAAAATTATTATGAAGAAATCCCTGATGAATTAATAGAAGCCGCTTCTATTGATGGAGCAAATCTATATAATGTTTATACTAAAATATTACTTCCAATTTCAATTCCAGGTTTTGTAGTTGTAGCAATTTGGCAATTTACAAATATTTGGAATGAATTTTTGTTTGCAGTTACTGTAACTAATAATCCCGCAAAACAACCCATAACAGTAGCTCTTGTAAATCTTGCAGGAAGTCAGGTTGTTGAATGGAATATACAAATGGCAGGAGCATTAATAGCTGCATTGCCTACTTTAATTGTATATATAGCATTAGGAAAATATTTTATCAGAGGTTTATTAGCAGGATCAGTAAAAGGATAA
- a CDS encoding sugar ABC transporter permease, giving the protein MSIQKNKSKIGFYIILPSLILIGIFVYYFIFWTIRTSFSDWNSFSKLLKGIYNFVGFRNYQRIFLDERFQTDLWNTLFFTIFFIAGSIGLGLFLANLIDKGLKGSRFFQSLFLFPMAIAFVVTGTVWSWIFAPGNIPKDPQGINLLFKNLGLEKLQWLWYTSSESVGKFNLALIPVIIAAIWQMSGYIMAMYLAGLKAIPNEILEAAKVDGANDRYIFWKIKMPLLKPITLSTMIVLGHVSLKIFDLIYAMTGSGPNNVTDVPAIYMFELTFRSNRYALGSAISVIMLLMVAVIIIPYLYSSLRRGVS; this is encoded by the coding sequence ATGAGCATACAAAAAAATAAATCAAAAATAGGTTTTTACATAATATTGCCTTCATTAATTTTGATTGGAATCTTTGTATATTATTTTATTTTTTGGACAATTAGGACTTCTTTTTCTGATTGGAATAGTTTTAGTAAATTATTAAAAGGTATATATAATTTTGTAGGTTTTAGAAATTATCAAAGAATATTTTTGGATGAAAGATTTCAAACTGACCTATGGAACACATTATTTTTTACAATATTTTTTATAGCAGGATCAATTGGATTAGGACTATTTTTAGCAAACTTAATAGATAAAGGACTAAAAGGCTCTAGATTTTTTCAAAGTTTATTTTTATTTCCAATGGCAATAGCATTTGTTGTTACTGGAACTGTTTGGAGTTGGATATTTGCACCTGGAAATATTCCCAAAGATCCTCAAGGAATCAACCTTTTATTTAAAAATCTTGGTTTGGAAAAATTACAATGGTTATGGTATACAAGTTCTGAAAGTGTTGGAAAGTTTAATTTAGCTTTAATACCAGTAATAATTGCTGCAATATGGCAAATGTCCGGATATATAATGGCTATGTATTTAGCAGGATTAAAAGCTATTCCTAATGAAATACTTGAAGCTGCAAAAGTTGATGGTGCTAATGATAGATATATTTTTTGGAAAATTAAAATGCCACTATTAAAACCTATTACTTTAAGTACTATGATAGTATTAGGACATGTATCATTAAAAATATTTGATTTAATATATGCAATGACAGGAAGTGGACCTAATAATGTTACTGATGTTCCAGCAATATATATGTTTGAATTAACATTCAGATCAAATAGATATGCATTAGGTTCTGCTATTTCTGTAATTATGTTATTAATGGTTGCTGTAATAATAATACCTTACTTATATTCATCCCTTAGAAGGGGTGTGAGCTGA
- a CDS encoding ABC transporter substrate-binding protein — MKKLFLGLIVVLLIFSSVFAASNDLEIFSWWTGGGEEEGLLALFAKFNQYYPNINIINAAVAGGAGTNAKAVLKTRMLGGNPPDSFQVHAGMELTDTYVIPGLMEPLTNYLKEWGVYDKFPKDVMEIVSYQGEVYSIPVNVHRGNVVFYNKKIFRELGLTKEPTTWAEFFDAMKKAQEAGYIPLALGDKNKWTLTHLFENIMLSVFGSDGYKGLFTGKTSFDSPELEMSLVLLERMIPYFNRDHSALTWQDAGRLVFEGKALFNVMGDWEEGYFKTLGWKPDVDFGWFALPGTDNAFMFISDTFGLPKGAPHRENALKWLKFIATKEAQDIFNPIKGSIPARIDADKSRYDVYLTWSMNDFAKVSVVPSIIHGSAAPEGFVTTLNDALNRFIVKKNISNTLRDIIWAAEDQGYLTE; from the coding sequence ATGAAAAAGTTATTTTTAGGATTAATAGTAGTTTTATTGATTTTTTCTAGTGTATTTGCAGCTTCAAACGACTTAGAAATATTTAGCTGGTGGACAGGAGGAGGAGAAGAAGAAGGTTTATTAGCTTTATTCGCTAAATTTAATCAATACTATCCTAACATCAATATTATTAACGCAGCTGTTGCTGGCGGCGCAGGAACTAATGCTAAAGCTGTATTGAAAACAAGAATGTTAGGTGGAAATCCACCAGATTCTTTCCAAGTTCACGCTGGAATGGAATTAACAGATACATATGTAATTCCTGGATTAATGGAACCATTAACAAATTATTTAAAAGAATGGGGTGTGTATGATAAATTTCCTAAAGATGTAATGGAAATTGTTAGTTATCAAGGTGAAGTTTATTCAATTCCAGTAAATGTTCATAGAGGAAATGTTGTATTTTATAATAAAAAAATATTTAGAGAATTAGGTTTAACAAAAGAGCCAACTACATGGGCAGAGTTCTTTGATGCAATGAAAAAAGCTCAAGAAGCGGGATATATACCACTTGCATTAGGTGATAAAAACAAATGGACTTTAACTCATTTATTTGAAAATATTATGCTTTCCGTATTTGGATCTGATGGATATAAAGGGTTATTTACAGGAAAAACTTCTTTTGATTCACCCGAATTAGAAATGTCATTGGTTTTACTTGAAAGAATGATTCCATACTTTAATAGAGATCACTCTGCATTAACTTGGCAAGATGCTGGAAGACTTGTTTTTGAAGGAAAAGCATTATTTAATGTAATGGGTGACTGGGAAGAAGGTTATTTCAAAACATTAGGCTGGAAACCAGATGTGGACTTTGGATGGTTTGCTTTACCTGGAACAGATAATGCCTTTATGTTTATTTCTGATACATTTGGATTACCAAAAGGAGCTCCTCATAGAGAAAATGCATTAAAATGGTTAAAATTTATTGCAACAAAAGAAGCTCAAGATATTTTCAATCCTATTAAAGGATCTATCCCTGCAAGAATTGATGCAGACAAATCCAGATATGATGTTTATTTAACCTGGTCAATGAATGATTTTGCTAAAGTTTCTGTAGTTCCATCAATTATACACGGCTCAGCTGCTCCCGAAGGATTTGTAACTACCTTAAATGACGCATTAAATAGATTTATTGTAAAGAAAAATATTTCTAATACATTGAGAGATATTATTTGGGCTGCAGAAGATCAAGGTTATTTGACAGAATGA
- a CDS encoding Gfo/Idh/MocA family oxidoreductase: MNRIRLGIVGTGIAARDLHLPGLKELKDKFEIVALFNKTKEKAIQFSKLVDNDPIICDTYEELLENVDAVDLALPVQFNYEFIEKALKKGVNVICEKPISINVEEGKKIVEITKNYESIVYIAENYRHFSAFDKIKELTTKIGKIYYLQWNLWIYMTKENKYANTKWRQNPEHIGGFISDAGVHHVASMRKIFGDIKWVYGTVKNIADYLGGPDLLSSTFEFENGVLGNYNVSYALDGKNRLMIKGEFGDIIFEDDIIKVVNYRNKTIHYYDEYKTHDEDSYKKEFEDFYEVINGKENDLGNVEEALKDLAFIEASIKSNGEKRIYINDLIK, translated from the coding sequence ATGAATAGAATAAGATTAGGTATTGTAGGAACTGGTATAGCTGCGAGAGATTTGCATTTACCTGGATTAAAAGAATTAAAGGATAAATTTGAAATCGTAGCCTTGTTTAATAAAACTAAAGAAAAAGCAATTCAGTTTTCAAAACTTGTAGATAACGATCCTATAATTTGTGATACATATGAAGAATTATTAGAAAATGTTGATGCTGTAGATTTAGCGCTTCCTGTACAGTTTAATTATGAATTTATAGAAAAAGCATTAAAAAAAGGAGTTAATGTTATTTGTGAAAAACCAATTTCTATTAATGTTGAAGAAGGTAAAAAAATAGTAGAAATAACAAAAAATTATGAAAGCATAGTTTATATTGCAGAAAATTATAGACATTTTTCTGCTTTTGATAAGATAAAAGAATTAACTACAAAAATAGGAAAAATTTATTATTTACAATGGAATTTATGGATTTATATGACAAAAGAAAATAAATATGCAAATACTAAGTGGAGACAAAATCCTGAGCATATTGGAGGTTTTATATCTGATGCTGGTGTTCATCATGTTGCTAGCATGAGAAAGATTTTTGGAGATATAAAATGGGTATATGGAACAGTAAAAAACATAGCAGATTATCTTGGGGGTCCTGATTTGCTATCTTCAACATTTGAATTTGAAAATGGGGTATTAGGTAATTATAATGTTTCATATGCATTAGATGGGAAAAATAGATTGATGATTAAAGGTGAATTTGGAGATATTATTTTTGAAGATGATATTATTAAAGTTGTAAATTATAGAAATAAAACTATACACTATTATGATGAGTATAAAACTCATGATGAAGATTCATACAAAAAAGAATTTGAAGATTTTTATGAAGTAATAAACGGAAAAGAAAACGATTTAGGTAATGTAGAAGAAGCATTAAAAGATCTTGCTTTTATAGAAGCATCAATTAAATCAAATGGTGAAAAAAGAATATATATAAATGATTTAATAAAATAA